A stretch of DNA from Pseudoalteromonas ruthenica:
ACTTGCTTACGTAAATCTTCTTTCACGCGGTTACGCTCTGCTTCAATCTCAGAGTGACCTTGAGCTATGATGTTTTCACGCTCTTGCTGACCACGAGTTGTCTCTTCGTCAACAATAAGCGAGGCACGCTTTTTAGCTTGCTCGATGATTTCAGCAGCTTGAGCTTTCGCTTCTTTTAACTGTTCCGTGGCTTTTTGACGAGCCAGTTCCAAGTCTTTCTCAGCTTTATCAGAAGCAGCTAAACCATCTTCAATTTTCTTTTGGCGAGCTTCAATCGCACTATTTAGCGGTGGCCATACGTACTTCATACAGAACAGCACGAACACCGTAAATGCGATTAATTCACCGATAAGAGTGGCGTTAATATTCACGACCGCTCCTCCTTATTGACAGTTGTTCTAAGAGCTACTAGTGAATTAAAGTGCGAACAACATGTACATAGAGATACCAACACCGATCATAGCTACGGCATCGATAAGACCAGCAAGGATGAACATTTTAACCTGTAGTGAAGGTGCAAGCTCAGGCTGACGCGCACACGCTTCTAGGAATTTACCACCCATGTTACCGAAACCAACTGCAGTACCGATTGCACCGAAGCCGATAAGTAGAGCAACAGCGATATACTTAAGACCTAATACTAGTTCCATTTTTTTCTCCAAAGTTTTTAAAGTAAATTAAAAAATAAAAGTTAATAAATCAGTTTATTAGTGGTTGTCTGAGCTAGCCATGCTTAGATAAACAATGGTCAGCATCATAAATACGAATGCCTGTAGTACGATAACCAAGATGTGGAATACCGCCCATACAAAGTGCAGTGGTAACTGCATTAAACCCACAGCGCCGATAAGGATGAAGATCATCTCACCTGCATACAGGTTACCGAATAAACGCAGTGCCAATGAAAACGGCTTAGCAATCAATGAAATTAGCTCTAACAGCAAGTTACATGGAATTAAGAACACCATTGCTAGTTTGTTCTTAGTGCTAAACGGGTGCAGCGTTAACTCAGCAAGGAAACCACCGATGCCTTTAATGCGAATTGAGTAACCAATCATTAGCAAGAATACGCCAATGGCAAGACCTGCAGTCATGTTCAAGTCTGTGGTTGGTACGATTTTCATGTATACGTCATGAGAGTCCATACCAAATGCTGTTTCGCCCACCCAGCCTGCAAATGCAGGAAGGAAATCAACCGGGATCAAATCCATAAGGTTCATTAGGAATACCCAAACGAAAATCGTTAAGGCAAGGGGGGCAATTAACTTACTTTTACCGTGGTAAGTGTCGCGTACGTTGTCACCAACAAACTCAACAATCATCTCAATGAAACATTGAAACTTACCAGGTACACCTGTGTGTGCTTTTTTAGCGGCGCCACGGAAGATCCATAAGAATATAAGACCTAATCCGATTGACCATGCGAGGGTATCTACATGCCATGTCCAGAAGCCACTGTCCACACATGCTTTGTTGAACTCAATACCGGCATCGGTTGAGCACATCTTTGCATTGGTCAAGTGGTGCTGAATATGGCTCGATAGAGTCACTTCTTCTGCAGCCATGTTTTATCCCAAAAGTTAATGATTAAAAAAAATCGGTGCTATCCACTGTGTGGCAAATATCAGCACATAAGCGCTAAAAAAGGGTACTGGAAGCAATAAAAAATGTTTAAAAGCCAGTACGAACATACACACAGTGAGCAAAAACTTTAACGCCTTTCCTCGTTTCAACGAGCTTAGGACTTGTTCTGATTTGCTTGCGCCCATATATCTAAATGCATAAGCGGCAAATACAAAATTAGGGAGTACAACAGTCAAGCCTCCAAGCCATGCTGAGAGACCGGCTTCTACTCCCCAACCTACTAAAACTATTACTGCAGCGATTGTTGCTACGACACCCTGAAAAAGAACGCCCTTAAATGCGGCGCGGCGATACGGGCCTGCTAACCTTTGCGTCACTTTTTATTAACCTTAATAACGTTAAATTTTATTAGGGTGTGAAAACTGGCGAAATTATACTTGTTTTTGGCTGATTTGCAACTTGAGTCAGTGCGATTTGGGGGAATTTCACCCCCGCGAAACGGGGGTGAGAGCGCCTTAGCGACTAATCTTTAAACTGTGGGTCAATACGGTGAAGAATTCCGTCTAACTCTTCGAGATTTGTATAAGAAATCACCAACTTACCTTTACCTTTTTGGTTGTAGTTAATTTCTACCTTAGCGCCGAGATTATCTTCGAGCTTTTGCTCTAACTGTATGACATCTGGATCTTTTTCTTTCTTCTGCGGCTTTTCTACGGGCTCCAGAATAGAACGCACGAGT
This window harbors:
- the atpF gene encoding F0F1 ATP synthase subunit B, coding for MNINATLIGELIAFTVFVLFCMKYVWPPLNSAIEARQKKIEDGLAASDKAEKDLELARQKATEQLKEAKAQAAEIIEQAKKRASLIVDEETTRGQQERENIIAQGHSEIEAERNRVKEDLRKQVATLAVVGAERILEREIDQAAHSDIVEKLVAEL
- the atpE gene encoding F0F1 ATP synthase subunit C; the encoded protein is MELVLGLKYIAVALLIGFGAIGTAVGFGNMGGKFLEACARQPELAPSLQVKMFILAGLIDAVAMIGVGISMYMLFAL
- the atpB gene encoding F0F1 ATP synthase subunit A; its protein translation is MAAEEVTLSSHIQHHLTNAKMCSTDAGIEFNKACVDSGFWTWHVDTLAWSIGLGLIFLWIFRGAAKKAHTGVPGKFQCFIEMIVEFVGDNVRDTYHGKSKLIAPLALTIFVWVFLMNLMDLIPVDFLPAFAGWVGETAFGMDSHDVYMKIVPTTDLNMTAGLAIGVFLLMIGYSIRIKGIGGFLAELTLHPFSTKNKLAMVFLIPCNLLLELISLIAKPFSLALRLFGNLYAGEMIFILIGAVGLMQLPLHFVWAVFHILVIVLQAFVFMMLTIVYLSMASSDNH
- a CDS encoding ATP synthase subunit I — its product is MTQRLAGPYRRAAFKGVLFQGVVATIAAVIVLVGWGVEAGLSAWLGGLTVVLPNFVFAAYAFRYMGASKSEQVLSSLKRGKALKFLLTVCMFVLAFKHFLLLPVPFFSAYVLIFATQWIAPIFFNH